Within the Polaribacter pectinis genome, the region AAATAAAACAATTCTGTTAATTTCAGATGATAATTTTCAGATTTATGGTAAACAATTAAATCAATTTATTCTGTTAGAAATATCAGATAAATAATACTTATTTTTACGACGTTAAAACTTTAAAAGTTGCCAATGTTTGCAAAATTAAAACAGTCTATTTTAGAAAAAAAGTTTGATGCTTCATTATTAAAATTTGTACAAAATAGAAAAACTTCTCAAAAAGAAATTTTATCGGTAGGAATTTTAACTTCAGAAGAGATTTCATCAAAAAATGATATTCAAAAAGAAGTTGAAACGCTTTTAAATGTTAGGAATACTAAAATAATAAGCTTCAGAAAATTTAATAAACTAGATGAGGTTTCGTTTAAACATTTTTCAGAGAACGATATTAATTGGAAAGGGGAGTTTACACAAGAAAACTTACAAAGTTTTTTAGAACAACCTTTCGATTTATTAATTGGCTACTTTAATACAAATAATCTTTATTTAGAAACGGCAGTATTAAAATCTAATGCCACATTTAAGGTTGGTTTTTCTAAAGTAAACTCTAAATTATATGAGTTGGAAATTTCAGAAGACGTTTCAAATCTTCATCAATTTTTATCAGAATTAAAAAAATACTTAATTATCTTAAAAAAGTTGAAAATTTAAACTTTAAATATAAAGTTGTGTATTCTTTTTAAGAATCTATTATTTCAGTATTTAATCTAATTGAATATTGTAATTTTACAGCTTTATAAAAATAATATAGAATGCAAGAATTTATTGGAACTGGAGTTGCGTTAATTACACCTTTTAAAGAAGATTTAAGTGTAGATTTTGATGCATTAATAAAATTAGTGAATTTCAACATCGAAAACGGAACTAACTATTTAGTAATTAATGGTACAACTGCCGAAAGCGCAACTATTACTGCAGAAGAAAAACAAAAGATTATAGAGGTTATTGTAAAAACAAATAATAACAGATTACCTTTAGTTTTAGGAGTTGGCGGTAATAATACCTTAACAGTTGTAGAAGAGCTTAAAACTAGAGACTTATCTAATATAGATGGTATTCTTTCAGTAGCACCTTATTATAGTAAACCTACACAAGAAGGATTCTATCAGCATTTTAAAGCAATAGCAGAAGCTACAGAAAAACCAATTATTCTATACAATGTTCCTGGAAGAACTGCTAAAAATATGGATGTTGCAACAACAATTCGTTTAGCTAAAGATTTTAAAAATATAGTAGGAGTCAAAGAAGCAGGAAATAATACTCAACAATATTTAGGCTTAATTAAAAATAAACCAGCAGGTTTTTTAGTTATTTCTGGTGATGATGATTTGGCTTTAGGTGTAACTTTAGCAGGTGGTTCTGGAGTAATTTCGGTTATTGGGCAAGCATATCCTAAAGAATTTTCTACAATGATAAACCATGGTTTAGAAGGAAACAATAAAGAAGGATATAATATTCATTTTAAAATGATGGATATTATCGATTATATTTTTGAAGAAAATAACCCAGCAGGAATAAAAACTGTTTTACAAGAATTAAATATTTGTAAAAATGAAGTTCGTTTACCTTTAGTAAAAGCAACTCATGAACTTCAATCAAAAATTGCTAATTTTGTATCCAACTATAAGTAGAATAGAATTCGTAATTTAAAAACAATCAATAAACATGTTATCAGCAAAAATTCAAGACGCATTAAATAAACAAGTAACAATAGAAGCAGAATCTTCACAAGTATATTTAGCAATGGCTTCTTGGGCAGAAACACAAGGTTTTGAAGGTGTTTCTCAATTTATGTATGCACATTCAGACGAAGAAAGAATGCACATGTTAAAAATGGTAAAGTTTATAAATGAACGCGGAGGACATGCAAAAGTATCTGCATTAACAGCACCACCATCAGAATTTGGTTCTTTTAAAGAAGTTTTTCAAACTCTTTTTGAACATGAAGTGTTTGTATCTAAATCTATTAATGATTTGGTTCATATAACTTTAGAAGAAAGAGATTATGCTACTCATAATTTTCTACAATGGTATGTTTCAGAACAAATAGAAGAAGAAGCATTAGCCAGAAATATTTTAGATAAAATAAACTTAATTGGTGATGATAAAAGTGGTTTCTATCTTTTTGATAATGATATAAAACAATTAATTACTGTTGCTCCAGACCAAGGGCAAAATTAACAAACTTTTAGTATCAAATAGCGCAAATTTTTGTTGTTTTGTAATGATTATTACACAGCACAATTAACTGTGTGAAAAATCGTTTTATTTATCCATTATTAATCACTAATTTTGCCCGATGCAAAAAATTAAAAATTTAGCGTTTTTATTGATGTTCTCACTCCTGTTGTTTTCATGTGGTGAGTATCAAAAAGTATTAAATAAAGGTACTACAGAAGAGCAGTATAAAATGGCTGTTAAAATGTACGAAAGTAATAAATATGGAAAAGCGTTACGCCTTTTCGAAAAAATTACGCCAGCTTATAGAGGAAAACCACAAATGGAAAGAATTTCATTTATGATTTCTCAATCTAACTTTAACGAAAAAAATTACAGTATTTCTGGATATTATTTCGATCGTTTTGCAAAAAACTATCCTAAAAGTTCTAAAAAAGAAGAAGCTGCATTTTTGTCTGCTTACAGTTACAAGTTAGCTTCTCCAGTTTTTAGTTTAGATCCTACAGATACAAATAAAGCATTAGAATCTTTTCAAAGTTTCATAAATACGTATCCAGATTCAGATAAAATTCCTGAGGCGAACAAGCATTATAAAGAATTACGTTACAAGTTAGAAAAGAAATATTTCGAAATTGCAAAAACTTATTATAGAACTGCAGATTACGACTTAAGAAATTACAAAGCAGCAATTCAAGCTTTCGATAATTTATTGTCAGATTTTTTAGGATCAGAATTTAAAGAGGAAGCACTATACTACAGACTAAAAGCAGCGCATGATTTTGTGCTAAAAAGTTTCGATAGAAGAAAACCAGAACGTATTAAAGATGCAATTGAAGCTTATGAAAAGTTAAAAAGAAACTTTCCAGAATCTCAATTTATGGAAGATGCTAATTTAATGTTAGCAACTTTAGAAAAAGAAAAGGTAAGAATTGATGCTTTGGTAGCAAAGCAAAAAGAATACGAAAATTCAAAAAAGAAATAATTATTATTATGGATTATAAAGACACAAAAGCAGCATTAAGTACTATTACTTATAACAAAAATGAAATTGAGGCGCCTACTGAAAATATTTATCAGGCAATTTCTATTATTTCTAAAAGAGCAGAGCAAATAAACTCTGATTTAAAGAGAGAATTGGTAGATAAATTAGATGAGTTTGCTACTTACAATGATAGTTTAGAAGAAGTTTTTGAAAACAAAGAACAAATAGAAGTTTCTAAATTTTACGAAAGATTACCTAAACCAACTGCTATTGCTGTTGACGAATGGTTAAATGACAAAGTATATTTTAGAACTCCAGAAACAGAATAATGTCTGTTTTAAGTGGTAAAAAAATTCTATTAGGAATTACTGCTGGAATTGCTGCTTATAAAACGGCTAGTTTAGTTCGTTTATTTATAAAATTAGGCGCAGAAGTCAAAGTTATTATGACTCCTGCGTCTAAAGATTTTATAACACCTCTTACACTTTCCACACTTTCTAAAAATCCAGTTCATACAACTTTTTATGATAAAGAAGATGAAAATGAACTATGGAATAATCACGTAGATTTAGGTCTTTGGGCAGATTATATGTTGGTTGCACCAGCAACAGCAAATACATTGTCTAAAATGTCTAATGGAACTTGCGATAATTTGCTATTGGCTACTTATTTATCAGCAAAATGTCCTGTTTATTTTGCTCCGGCAATGGATTTAGATATGTACATCCATCCATCTACAAAAGAAAGTTTAGACAAATTACAAAGTTTTGGTAATATTTTAATTCCGGCAACTTCTGGAGAACTGGCTAGTGGTTTGGTTGGTGAAGGAAGAATGTCAGAACCAGAAGATATTGTCTCATTCATACAAAATGATATTTTATCAAAATTGCCTTTAAAAGGTAAAAAAGTATTAATTACTGCCGGTCCAACATACGAAGCCATAGATCCTGTTCGTTTTATAGGAAATCATTCCTCTGGTAAAATGGGGTTTTCTATAGCCAATGCAGCAGCTAATTTAGGAGCAGAAGTGTATTTGATTTCTGGACCAAGTCATCAAAAAATAAATCACTCTTTAGTAAAAAGAATAGATGTAGTTTCTGCGGAAGAAATGTACAAAGCTTCTCATACTTACTTTAAAGACGTAGATATTGCTATTCTTTCTGCTGCAGTTGCAGATTACAAACCAAAAAATGTTGCCAATCAGAAAATAAAAAAGACAGAAGCAGCGTTAGAGATTGAGTTAACACCAACTAAAGATATTTTAGCATCTTTAGGTAAAATAAAGAAACAACAGTTTTTAGTAGGTTTTGCATTAGAGACCAATAATGAAATAGAAAATGCAAAAAGTAAATTAAAACGTAAAAATTTAGATGCAATTGTATTAAATTCACTGCAAGATAAAGGAGCAGGTTTTGCAACAGACACAAATAAAATTACTATTATTGATAAAGATTTTAATGAAAAATCTTTCGAGTTAAAGTCTAAAAAAGAAGTTGCAACTGATATTATAAACGAAATCATAAAAAAAATAAATGCGTAAACTTATTTTCCTTTTTAGTTTAATATTTACAATTTCAAGTATTAATTCGCAAGAATTAAACTGTTTAGTTACAGTAAATTCAGAACAAGTTGCAGGTTCAAATAAGCAAGTTTTTAATACTTTACAACAGTCTTTAACAGAATATTTAAACCAAACTAAATGGACAAATAAGACCGTAAAACCAGAAGAAAGGATTGATTGTGCAATGACAATTATAATTACTTCTAGAGACGCTAATAACTTTAAAGCAACTTTACAAGTACAATCTACAAGACCTGTTTTTGGTTCTAGTTATGCATCACCAATTTTAAATATAAAAGACAATGAATTTAACTTTAAGTATAATGAGTTCGATCCTTTAATTTATAATAAAAACTCTTTTGATAGCAATTTAGTTTCTACAATTGTTTTTTATGTGAATGTTATTTTAGGTGCAGATGCAGATACATTTTCTAAATATGGTGGAGAAAGTCATTTAAAAGAAGCGCAAAATGTAATGTTACAAGCGCAACAAAGTGGTTTGTCTTCTTGGCAGAATGTTGTAGGTAAACAAAACCGTTATTTATTGATAGATAATATGTTATCTCCTAAATTGAAAAACTATAGGAATGTAATGTATACATACCATAGAAATGGGTTAGATGAGTTTCTTTCAAATAAAAATATAGCCAAACAAAGTTTAGAAGATTCAGTTTTATCTATGGAAAACATATATAATAAAACCGTAGGTAATTATCTAATAAGGCTCTTTTTTGATGCAAAGGCAGATGAAATTGTAAACATCTATTCAGATGGACCAAAAACTAGAAATATTTCTAGGTTAACAGAGGTTTTAAGAAAAATTTCTCCTAACAATAATAGTAAGTGGAAAAACATTAAGTAGAATTCTTAATTCTACTTTGTTTTTTACTATTATTTCTAATTTAAAATAGCTACTTTTATTCTTTAAAAATTAGAGAATTTGCTAACACAACTTTCCATAAACAACTACGCATTAATCGATTCATTATCAATTGATTTCTCTTCGGGTTTATCCATAATTACGGGTGAAACAGGAGCAGGTAAATCTATACTTTTAGGAGCTTTAGGTTTGGTTTTAGGAAACAGAGCAGATTTGTCTTCTTTAAAAGATACTTCGCAAAAATGTATAGTAGAGGCCAAAATGGCAATTGCAAATTACAATTTAGAAGATTTTTTTAATGAAGTAGATTTAGATTACGAAGCAGAAACCATTATTAGAAGAGAAATTCTTCCTTCTGGTAAGTCGCGTGCTTTTGTAAATGATACGCCTGTAAACTTATCCGTTTTAAACGAATTAAGAAATAAGTTGATTGATGTGCATTCGCAACATCAAACAATGGAATTGTCAGATAATGCTTTTCAATTTTCTATAATTGATGCTTTAGCAAATAATAAAAAGAAAATAGAATCTTACCAAAGAGGTTACTTACAATTACAGTATTTAGAAAAAGAGCTTAAAGAATTAGAAAGAATTCAAAAAGAGGCAAATCAGCAATACGATTATAATTTGCATTTGTTTAAAGAATTGGAGGAAGCAAATTTAAAGGCTGATGAGCAAGAAGATTTAGAAGAAAGATTAGAGAAGTTAAATAATATTGAAGATATTAAAACAAACTTATCTGAAGCGTTAGAAATCTCTATTAATGAGGAAATAGGAATTCAGAATTTGCTAAACACATTAGAAAATAGGTTGTCTAAAATAGCTTCTTTTTCTAAAGAATACCAACAAATATCAGAAAGAATAACTTCTGTAAAAATAGAAATAGACGATGTTGTTGCAGAATTAGAAGATGCAAATGAAAATGTAGATTTCAACCCTAATGAAGCTGAAGAAATTAACGATAGATTGCAATTAATCTATAATTTACAAAAGAAACATACAGTAGGTACTATTGAAGAACTGTTGGTGGTTTTTGAAGAATTATCAGATAAAGTACAACAAGTAGAATCTGCAGAAGACACAATCAATAAGAAGAAACAAGAAATTCATTCAGTTTCAGAAAAACTAGACAAAGTTGCCGATTTAATTACAAAATCTAGAACAACTGCAATTCCAAAATTAACCAAAGAATTAGAAAGTTTATTGGCGGATTTAGGGATGCAAAACGCACGTTTTTCAATAAAAGTAAAACAAACTATTATTTATTTCCCTAATGGAAAAGACAATTTAGAGTTTCTATTTTCAGCAAATAAAGGTGGTAATTTTGGCGAGCTTAAAAAAGTAGCTTCAGGTGGAGAATTGTCAAGAATAATGCTGGCAGTAAAGAAAGTATTGTCAGAAAACATTCATTTGCCAACTATTATTTTCGATGAAATTGATACAGGAGTTTCTGGTGAAGTTTCCAACAAAATAGCAGCAATTATGCAACAAATGAGCAATCATATGCAAGTTGTTGCAATTACGCATTTACCACAAATTGCAGCAAAAGGTAACAACCATTACAAAGTTTATAAAGAAGAAATAAAAGGAATTACAACCACCAATTTAAAACAACTTTCCAATGAAGAAAGGATTGTTGAGATTGCAGAAATGTTAAGTGGAAAAGATATTTCAGATTCAGCTTTAACGCACGCAAAAGAATTGTTAGGTTAGAAGCTATTTCCTGCTTTCACTACTCGCTTTTTTTGCAAGAAAAATGCAAAAAAGAGCTCAAACAAACCGTTCAATCAGGGCTAAACTTGTTTGCAAACTTTCAGATAAACCAATTATTAAATTATATTTTAAAGTTGAAAGGGTAAAATAAGTCCATTCAACTTTTTTAATTTCACTACTTTTGAATTCAGAAACCAGAACAAAGAACTTTGAACCTAAATTTCTCCATAATAATTCCCGTTTACAATCGTCCACAAGAAATAGACGAGTTATTAGAAAGTCTTACAAAACAAGATTTTTCTGATGCTTTCGAAGTTTTAATAATTGAAGATGGTTCAGAAAATTCTTCAAAAGAAATTGTAAATAAATATAATAATCAGCTTGATTTAAAATATTATTTCAAGGAAAACAGTGGAGCAGGAGCAAGCAGAAATTTTGGAATGGAAAAAGCTTCTGGAAGCTATTTTATCATTTTAGATTCAGATGTTATTGTTCCAACCCAATATTTATCGGAAGTTAAAAAAGCTTTAGAAATTAATTATACAGATGCTTTTGGTGGGCCAGATGCTGCACATAAAAGTTTTACATCTTTGCAAAAAGCAATTAACTATTCTATGACTTCCGTTTTAACAACAGGTGGAATTCGTGGAAAGAAAAAAGGAGTTGGTAAATTTCAACCAAGAAGTTTTAATCTTGGCATGTCTAAAAAAGCATTTAAAAAAACAAAAGGTTTTTCTAAAATGAAAAACGGAGAAGATATCGATTTAACTTTTAGACTTTGGGAAAATGAATTCGAAACACAGTTGATAGAAAAAGCATTTGTGTATCATAAACGTAGAAGTACAATTCAGCAATTTTTTAAACAGACTTTTGGTTTTGGAACAGCAAGGCCTTTATTAAATAAAAAATATCCAGAAACAGCAAAACTGACGTATTGGTTTCCAAGTATATTTATAATCGGATTCGATTTAAGTATAATTGCTGCAATTTTTGGCTACAATCAGCTTTTATATTTCTACGGTTTTTACTTTTTACTAATCTTTGTAGATTCTTTATTTCAAAATAAAAATTTATACGTTTCTTTTTTGAGTATGATTACTTCATTAACCCAATTTTTAGGTTACGGATTAGGCTTTTTAGAGTCTCAATTTTATCCGAAGAAAGACAATTAACGAAAGAATTTTTTAGATTCTTCCCAATAAACATCCATTTCGGTTAAGGACATGTCTGCAAGTTGTTTTCCTTCTTTTTTAGCAGCTTTTTCTAGATATTGAAAACGATTTATAAATTTCTTATTCGTTTTTTCTAAAGCATTTTCGGGATTTACACCTATAAAACGAGCGTAGTTTATCATAGAAAATAAAACATCGCCGAATTCTTTTTCGGTATTTTCTTTATTACCAGCTTTAATTTCTTCGTTTAATTCAGAAAGTTCTTCTTGTACTTTTTCCCAAACTTGTTGTGGTACTTCCCAATCGAAACCTACACCAGCAACTTTTTCTTGAATTCTACTAGCTTTAACAACAGCAGGTAAACTTTTAGGAACTCCTTCTAGAACAGATTCTTTTCCTTCTTTTAGTTTTAATTGTTCCCAATTACGTTTAACTTCTTCTTCATTTTCAACAATAACATCTCCATAAATATGAGGATGTCTATCTATTAATTTATCAGAAATTGAATTGGCAACATCAGCAATATCGAAAGCTTTTTTCTCGCTTCCAATTTTTGCATAAAAAACGATGTGCAAAAGCACATCGCCTAATTCTTTTTTTATTTCTTGTAAATCGTTGTCTAGAATAGCGTCTGCAAGCTCATACGTTTCTTCAATTGTTAAATGACGTAAGCTTTCTAATGTTTGTTTTTTATCCCAAGGACACTGCTCTCGAAGCTCGTCCATAATATCTAACAAACGATTAAAAGCGGCTAATTGTTCTTTTCTAGAGTTCATTATTTTGAGTTACAAAGCAATTATTACCAAAGATAAAAGCCGTAAATTTTTCGTTTTAAAAAACTTACAACTGGTTCTTAAAACTATTTAACTTCTTCAGAATTTTCTTCTGCTGGCGCTTCAATTTTAGTAAAATCCATTCCAGCTTTTACTAAAAGATTATACCACTGAATTACTTTCTTAATGTTAGAAGTATACACACGTTCATCATCGT harbors:
- a CDS encoding DUF6913 domain-containing protein → MFAKLKQSILEKKFDASLLKFVQNRKTSQKEILSVGILTSEEISSKNDIQKEVETLLNVRNTKIISFRKFNKLDEVSFKHFSENDINWKGEFTQENLQSFLEQPFDLLIGYFNTNNLYLETAVLKSNATFKVGFSKVNSKLYELEISEDVSNLHQFLSELKKYLIILKKLKI
- the dapA gene encoding 4-hydroxy-tetrahydrodipicolinate synthase; this encodes MQEFIGTGVALITPFKEDLSVDFDALIKLVNFNIENGTNYLVINGTTAESATITAEEKQKIIEVIVKTNNNRLPLVLGVGGNNTLTVVEELKTRDLSNIDGILSVAPYYSKPTQEGFYQHFKAIAEATEKPIILYNVPGRTAKNMDVATTIRLAKDFKNIVGVKEAGNNTQQYLGLIKNKPAGFLVISGDDDLALGVTLAGGSGVISVIGQAYPKEFSTMINHGLEGNNKEGYNIHFKMMDIIDYIFEENNPAGIKTVLQELNICKNEVRLPLVKATHELQSKIANFVSNYK
- a CDS encoding ferritin, with product MLSAKIQDALNKQVTIEAESSQVYLAMASWAETQGFEGVSQFMYAHSDEERMHMLKMVKFINERGGHAKVSALTAPPSEFGSFKEVFQTLFEHEVFVSKSINDLVHITLEERDYATHNFLQWYVSEQIEEEALARNILDKINLIGDDKSGFYLFDNDIKQLITVAPDQGQN
- a CDS encoding outer membrane protein assembly factor BamD; protein product: MQKIKNLAFLLMFSLLLFSCGEYQKVLNKGTTEEQYKMAVKMYESNKYGKALRLFEKITPAYRGKPQMERISFMISQSNFNEKNYSISGYYFDRFAKNYPKSSKKEEAAFLSAYSYKLASPVFSLDPTDTNKALESFQSFINTYPDSDKIPEANKHYKELRYKLEKKYFEIAKTYYRTADYDLRNYKAAIQAFDNLLSDFLGSEFKEEALYYRLKAAHDFVLKSFDRRKPERIKDAIEAYEKLKRNFPESQFMEDANLMLATLEKEKVRIDALVAKQKEYENSKKK
- a CDS encoding DNA-directed RNA polymerase subunit omega, whose protein sequence is MDYKDTKAALSTITYNKNEIEAPTENIYQAISIISKRAEQINSDLKRELVDKLDEFATYNDSLEEVFENKEQIEVSKFYERLPKPTAIAVDEWLNDKVYFRTPETE
- the coaBC gene encoding bifunctional phosphopantothenoylcysteine decarboxylase/phosphopantothenate--cysteine ligase CoaBC codes for the protein MSVLSGKKILLGITAGIAAYKTASLVRLFIKLGAEVKVIMTPASKDFITPLTLSTLSKNPVHTTFYDKEDENELWNNHVDLGLWADYMLVAPATANTLSKMSNGTCDNLLLATYLSAKCPVYFAPAMDLDMYIHPSTKESLDKLQSFGNILIPATSGELASGLVGEGRMSEPEDIVSFIQNDILSKLPLKGKKVLITAGPTYEAIDPVRFIGNHSSGKMGFSIANAAANLGAEVYLISGPSHQKINHSLVKRIDVVSAEEMYKASHTYFKDVDIAILSAAVADYKPKNVANQKIKKTEAALEIELTPTKDILASLGKIKKQQFLVGFALETNNEIENAKSKLKRKNLDAIVLNSLQDKGAGFATDTNKITIIDKDFNEKSFELKSKKEVATDIINEIIKKINA
- a CDS encoding DUF4835 family protein; amino-acid sequence: MRKLIFLFSLIFTISSINSQELNCLVTVNSEQVAGSNKQVFNTLQQSLTEYLNQTKWTNKTVKPEERIDCAMTIIITSRDANNFKATLQVQSTRPVFGSSYASPILNIKDNEFNFKYNEFDPLIYNKNSFDSNLVSTIVFYVNVILGADADTFSKYGGESHLKEAQNVMLQAQQSGLSSWQNVVGKQNRYLLIDNMLSPKLKNYRNVMYTYHRNGLDEFLSNKNIAKQSLEDSVLSMENIYNKTVGNYLIRLFFDAKADEIVNIYSDGPKTRNISRLTEVLRKISPNNNSKWKNIK
- the recN gene encoding DNA repair protein RecN; its protein translation is MLTQLSINNYALIDSLSIDFSSGLSIITGETGAGKSILLGALGLVLGNRADLSSLKDTSQKCIVEAKMAIANYNLEDFFNEVDLDYEAETIIRREILPSGKSRAFVNDTPVNLSVLNELRNKLIDVHSQHQTMELSDNAFQFSIIDALANNKKKIESYQRGYLQLQYLEKELKELERIQKEANQQYDYNLHLFKELEEANLKADEQEDLEERLEKLNNIEDIKTNLSEALEISINEEIGIQNLLNTLENRLSKIASFSKEYQQISERITSVKIEIDDVVAELEDANENVDFNPNEAEEINDRLQLIYNLQKKHTVGTIEELLVVFEELSDKVQQVESAEDTINKKKQEIHSVSEKLDKVADLITKSRTTAIPKLTKELESLLADLGMQNARFSIKVKQTIIYFPNGKDNLEFLFSANKGGNFGELKKVASGGELSRIMLAVKKVLSENIHLPTIIFDEIDTGVSGEVSNKIAAIMQQMSNHMQVVAITHLPQIAAKGNNHYKVYKEEIKGITTTNLKQLSNEERIVEIAEMLSGKDISDSALTHAKELLG
- a CDS encoding glycosyltransferase — translated: MNLNFSIIIPVYNRPQEIDELLESLTKQDFSDAFEVLIIEDGSENSSKEIVNKYNNQLDLKYYFKENSGAGASRNFGMEKASGSYFIILDSDVIVPTQYLSEVKKALEINYTDAFGGPDAAHKSFTSLQKAINYSMTSVLTTGGIRGKKKGVGKFQPRSFNLGMSKKAFKKTKGFSKMKNGEDIDLTFRLWENEFETQLIEKAFVYHKRRSTIQQFFKQTFGFGTARPLLNKKYPETAKLTYWFPSIFIIGFDLSIIAAIFGYNQLLYFYGFYFLLIFVDSLFQNKNLYVSFLSMITSLTQFLGYGLGFLESQFYPKKDN
- the mazG gene encoding nucleoside triphosphate pyrophosphohydrolase, with protein sequence MNSRKEQLAAFNRLLDIMDELREQCPWDKKQTLESLRHLTIEETYELADAILDNDLQEIKKELGDVLLHIVFYAKIGSEKKAFDIADVANSISDKLIDRHPHIYGDVIVENEEEVKRNWEQLKLKEGKESVLEGVPKSLPAVVKASRIQEKVAGVGFDWEVPQQVWEKVQEELSELNEEIKAGNKENTEKEFGDVLFSMINYARFIGVNPENALEKTNKKFINRFQYLEKAAKKEGKQLADMSLTEMDVYWEESKKFFR